Proteins from a genomic interval of Arachis hypogaea cultivar Tifrunner chromosome 10, arahy.Tifrunner.gnm2.J5K5, whole genome shotgun sequence:
- the LOC112716061 gene encoding protein OXIDATIVE STRESS 3 LIKE 1 produces MMNIEASSAAVLDSRKDEHHDDDDDKCSSSTTSSIGKNSDVSSENERIAENENEVQSAYNGPFDMMDSLEEVLPIRRGISKFYNGKSKSFASLADAASSASVKDIAKAENAYSRRRRNLMAFNHVWDKLRRNGGGISKRTMSMNSSRSALALAFAVSSYDSTSSFTSEDSSSNSRSPTPPRSLPPLHRRNRLSGASTGPSSPLQRSLPAWRSFSVADLHYCGTAATVNMPDSTALRNDAAHP; encoded by the exons ATGATGAACATTGAAGCATCATCAGCAGCGGTGCTGGATTCAAGAAAGGATGAACATCACGACGACGATGATGATAAGTGCTCATCTTCAACGACATCGTCGATCGGAAAGAACAGCGATGTGTCGTCAGAGAATGAAAGAATAGCAGAAAATGAGAATGAAGTTCAGAGTGCTTATAATGGCCCTTTCGATATGATGGACTCTCTTGAAGAGGTTCTCCCTATTAG GAGGGGGATCTCAAAATTCTACAATGGAAAATCAAAGTCCTTCGCAAGCCTAGCAGACGCTGCTTCTTCTGCGTCCGTCAAAGACATAGCGAAAGCGGAAAATGCTTACAGCAGAAGGCGAAGGAACTTGATGGCTTTCAACCACGTTTGGGACAAGTTGAGACGCAACGGTGGTGGAATCTCCAAGAGAACAATGTCAATGAATTCAAGTAGAAGTGCTCTGGCTCTTGCCTTTGCCGTTAGTAGTTACGATAGTACTAGTAGTTTTACAAGCGAGGACTCAAGTTCAAATTCAAGGTCGCCTACGCCACCGCGGTCGCTTCCGCCACTCCATCGCCGCAATCGCCTGTCCGGTGCCAGCACAGGCCCTTCCTCTCCTCTGCAGCGGAGTCTTCCGGCCTGGCGGTCCTTCTCCGTGGCGGATCTGCATTATTGTGGCACAGCCGCAACCGTCAATATGCCGGATTCCACCGCCCTAAGAAATGATGCAGCTCATCCATAG
- the LOC112716065 gene encoding uncharacterized protein yields the protein MDNPYFVVPYHDPYDTPPLSPSFFNISNPTLLDLTNVSSGTESRHSQQKSNGIQEANLQPTFDPMIQDNNSVGGTGGNNFESIPLLQVHSEEGPSHDFNNDVNTITLSHWPLPPVPFSCSCCSILREIVHTNGFNSTKVEIHGRPGLISHAIQHPTVNGDFVSTGNLQYQMIDFCRRSIDDVKNFLVEYCRVQSAAGYFMLQDPLSAYYEALCTGLEWVEEFSDDTDDLNASNSDDENEQVADNGVGASGKAPRRLSLSEQRDRAGKMKLDDFAPYFHFPIEEASRQMNICPTVVKKICRKEGLSRWPYRKIKSTVRQISQLKRTMESKDERSKARIQAEIYRLHLKLREICAGRYPSGIVIP from the exons ATGGATAATCCTTACTTTGTTGTGCCGTACCATGATCCATATGATACTCCTCCACTGAGTCCGAGTTTTTTCAACATTTCCAACCCTACTCTTCTCGATCTTACCAATGTCTCCAGTGGAACCGAATCCAGGCACTCTCAACAAAAGAGTAATGGAATTCAAGAGGCTAATCTCCAACCAACTTTTGATCCGATGATTCAAGATAATAACTCTGTTGGAGGAACAGGAGGGAATAACTTCGAATCAATTCCTTTGTTACAAGTGCATTCTGAAGAAGGTCCGTCGCATGATTTCAACAACGATGTGAATACAATTACGCTGTCCCATTGGCCCCTACCACCAGTCCCGTTTTCTTGTAGCTGTTGTAGTATCCTCAGAGAAATTGTTCACACCAATG GATTTAACTCTACGAAAGTTGAGATTCATGGAAGGCCCGGCTTGATCTCTCATGCAATTCAACATCCTACTGTGAATGGGGATTTTGTTTCCACTGGCAACCTTCAATATCAAATGATcga TTTTTGTAGGAGAAGCATTGATGACGTGAAGAATTTCCTAGTTGAGTATTGCAGAGTACAAAGTGCAGCAGGGTACTTTATGTTGCAAGATCCACTATCTGCTTATTATGAGGCCCTATGCACTGGACTTGAATGGGTCGAAGAGTTCAGCGATGACACTGACGATTTGAATGCAAGCAATTCAG ATGATGAGAATGAACAAGTGGCTGACAATGGAGTAGGAGCATCAGGAAAGGCTCCTAGAAGATTATCTCTTTCGGAACAGAGGGATAGAGCGGGGAAGATGAAATTGGACGATTTTGCCCCTTATTTTCATTTTCCAATTGAGGAAGCATCGAGGCAAATGAATATCTGCCCCACCGTTGTGAAGAAAATTTGCCGTAAGGAAGGATTATCACGATGGCCTTACAGGAAG ATCAAAAGCACTGTAAGGCAGATCTCACAACTTAAGAGAACGATGGAATCAAAAGATGAAAGGTCAAAGGCAAGAATTCAGGCAGAGATTTACAGGCTCCATCTAAAATTAAGAGAGATTTGTGCTGGACGATACCCATCTGGAATAGTTATACCATGA
- the LOC112716064 gene encoding LOW QUALITY PROTEIN: copper-transporting ATPase PAA2, chloroplastic-like (The sequence of the model RefSeq protein was modified relative to this genomic sequence to represent the inferred CDS: inserted 2 bases in 1 codon), which yields MTMTTQLLKLNLYPKSNISFNHAPNRHVQFLPLLPTNHRRNDIHRNCHRPGFLRPHFLVSNSSRTEIASPEPAQLKTTDSPLLLDVSGMMCGACVSRVKNILSADDRVDSVVVNMLTETAAVKLRRLDEEKDVEEPATVAESLARRLTECGFPTKRRASSLGVAENVRKWKELVKKKEELVAKSRSRVAFAWALVALCCGSHASHVLHSLGIHIGHGSVLEILHNSYVKGGIALGALLGPGRELLFDGLNAFRKGSPNMNSLVGFGSIAAFIISSISLLNPGLAWDATFFDEPVMLLGFVLLGRSLEEKARIQASSDMNELLSLISTQSRLVVTSSEGSPSTESVLGSNTICVEVPTDDIRVGDSVLVLPGETIPIDGKVISGRSVVDESMLTGESLPVFKEEGLTVSAGTINWDGPLRIEASSSGSNTMISKIVRMVEDAQSREAPVQRLADSIAGPFVYSVMTMSAATFAFWYYIGSNIFPDVLLNDIAGPEGDPLLLSLKLAVDVLVVSCPCALGLATPTAILVGTSLGARKGLLIRGGDVLERLASINYIALDKTGTLTKGKPVVSLVSSINYGESEILQIAAAVEKTASHPIAKAIINKAESLELVLPVTQGQLVEPGFGTLAEIDGRLVAVGSLEWVHDRFQIKMNPSDLVNLEHTLMNHSSETSSNYSKTVVYVGREGEGIIGSITISDVVREDAQSTVARLKQKGIEMVLLSGDREEAVATIAQTVGIGSDFMKASLSPQQKSKFISSLKASGHHVAMVGDGINDAPSLAVADVGIALQNEAQENAASDAASIILLGNKISHVVDALDLAQATMGKVYQNLSWAVAYNVVAIPIAAGVLLPQFEFAMTPSLSGGLMALSSIFVVGNSLLLQLHGSQTSKKAXHNKSISIHSNMDMYSLKDA from the exons ATGACCATGACGACTCAACTCCTCAAGCTCAATCTCTACCCGAAATCCAACATCTCCTTCAACCACGCACCAAATCGTCATGTTCAGTTCCTTCCCCTTCTTCCCACTAATCACCGTCGCAATGACATTCACCGCAACTGCCACCGCCCGGGATTCCTCCGGCCACATTTCCTCGTATCTAACTCCTCGCGCACCGAGATTGCCTCGCCGGAGCCAGCTCAGCTAAAGACTACAGACTCCCCGCTCCTGCTCGACGTCTCCGGTATGATGTGCGGCGCCTGCGTCTCACGAGTCAAGAACATCCTCTCCGCCGATGACCGAGTTGACTCGGTCGTGGTCAACATGTTAACCGAGACCGCCGCCGTCAAGCTCAGGCGGCTCGACGAGGAGAAGGATGTGGAGGAGCCGGCGACGGTTGCGGAGAGCCTGGCCCGGAGGCTGACCGAGTGCGGTTTTCCGACGAAACGAAGGGCGTCGAGTTTGGGAGTTGCAGAGAACGTCAGGAAGTGGAAGGAGCTtgtgaagaagaaggaggaactcGTCGCCAAAAGCCGCAGCCGTGTCGCTTTTGCTTGGGCTTTGGTGGCGCTGTGCTGTGGATCTCACGCTTCGCACGTTCTTCATTCTTTGGGGATTCACATTGGTCATG GATCGGTTTTGGAAATTCTTCACAATTCATATGTGAAAGGTGGTATAGCTCTGGGGGCTCTCTTGGGACCAGGACGAG AGTTACTCTTTGATGGCCTAAACGCATTTAGGAAGGGATCACCAAACATGAACTCTCTTGTGGGATTTGGTTCTATAGCTGCTTTTATCATCAGTTCG ATATCACTACTGAACCCCGGGTTGGCCTGGGATGCAACATTCTTTGATGAGCCG GTCATGCTTCTTGGTTTTGTGCTTCTTGGACGTTCTTTGGAGGAAAAGGCAAGGATTCAGGCGTCTAGTGATATGAATGAACTCCTT TCATTGATATCTACTCAGTCAAGACTTGTGGTTACTTCATCGGAAGGTTCACCATCTACAGAGAGTGTGCTCGGTTCTAACACAATTTGCGTTGAAGTCCCAACTGATGATATCCGAGTAGGTGACTCAGTGTTGGTGTTGCCTGGAGAGACTATTCCTATAGAT GGAAAGGTCATTTCAGGAAGAAGTGTTGTGGATGAATCCATGCTTACTGGAGAATCACTTCCTGTATTTAAAGAGGAAGGCCTCACAGTTTCTGCAGGAACTATAAATTGG GATGGACCTTTAAGGATTGAAGCTTCTTCATCTGGCTCCAACACAATGATATCCAAGATTGTACGCATG GTTGAGGATGCCCAGTCACGTGAAGCACCTGTACAGAGGCTTGCTGATTCCATAGCAGGGCCATTTGTATACAGCGTAATGACTATGTCAGCAGCAACATTTGCATTTTG GTACTATATTGGATCAAACATATTTCCTGATGTTTTGCTCAATGATATTGCGGGCCCAGAAGGGGATCCTTTGCTTTTGAGTTTAAAGCTTGCTGTAGATGTTTTG GTTGTCTCTTGCCCTTGTGCACTGGGTCTTGCCACACCTACAGCGATCCTGGTTGGCACCTCCCTTG GGGCAAGAAAAGGACTTCTTATTAGAGGGGGAGATGTGCTAGAACGCTTGGCCAGTATAAATTATATTGCCCTTGACAAG ACCGGAACCCTCACCAAAGGAAAACCAGTTGTCTCCTTGGTTAGCTCTATTAATTATGGAGAATCAGAAATACTTCAGATTGCTGCTGCGGTGGAGAAAACAGCATCTCATCCAATTGCAAAGGCTATTATCAATAAAGCTGAGTCATTAGAGCTGGTCCTTCCAGTTACACAAGGGCAATTGGTAGAACCAGGCTTTGGAACATTGGCAGAAATAGATGGGCGTTTAGTTGCAGTTGGATCTTTAGAATGGGTCCATGATCGCTTCCAGATTAAAATGAACCCCTCTGATTTAGTGAATCTCGAACATACTTTGATGAATCATTCATCAGAGACATCTTCAAACTATTCAAAAACTGTTGTCTATGTTGGACGTGAGGGAGAAGGCATCATTGGTTCTATTACCATATCTGACGTTGTACGTGAAGATGCTCAATCTACCGTAGCAAG ACTCAAGCAGAAGGGGATTGAAATGGTCCTGTTATCAGGAGACAGGGAAGAGGCAGTTGCAACTATAGCACAGACAGTTGGGATTGGAAGCGATTTTATGAAAGCATCATTGTCCCCACAGCAGAAATCTAAGTTTATTTCATCTTTGAAAGCTTCTGGACATCATGTTGCAATG GTTGGTGATGGGATAAATGATGCACCCTCTTTGGCTGTAGCTGATGTTGGGATTGCTCTACAAAATGAAGCTCAAGAGAACGCTGCCTCTGATGCTGCATCCATTATACTTCTTGGAAACAAAATTTCTCAT GTTGTTGATGCACTAGACCTTGCACAGGCAACCATGGGAAAAGTGTACCAAAATTTATCTTGGGCGGTAGCCTACAACGTTGTTGCCATTCCCATTGCTGCTGGAGTTTTACTTCCCCAATTTGAATTTGCTATGACACCTTCACTATCAG GAGGGTTGATGGCTTTGAGCTCCATCTTCGTGGTTGGCAACTCGTTGCTTCTACAACTTCATGGGTCTCAGACCTCCAAAAAGGC ACATAATAAATCTATTTCCATCCATTCAAACATGGATATGTACAGTCTAAAAGATGCATAA
- the LOC112716063 gene encoding uncharacterized protein, with protein MASLATTPAHVSSNNYFRRRSTFNAKQSCVPMTVRCSLQPPVRFHCHESRRSLSISVALSSFLLTFSNGALAEGNIFDKYVKRKKLDPLETYVPAVILTRFQIKDLEKTIEGDEPQFGLCRSLLRSGPAASLRVNIRAMAQYAFDSGNGKTAFNNVDECLRSLEELDSLLLHASRKDPEASVKSMKDKINTALIAIDSLLQTVSSDVLSKGKVIADSYKDLAEVETETSDPNLKQLESIL; from the exons ATGGCGTCACTTGCCACCACTCCTGCCCACGTTAGCAGCAACAACTACTTCCGACGCCGATCAACTTTCAACGCCAAACAGTCCTGTGTGCCTATGACAGTGAGGTGTTCACTGCAACCACCAGTTAGATTCCACTGCCACGAGAGTCGTCGATCTCTGTCTATCTCCGtagctctctcttctttccttctcaCTTTTTCTAACG GTGCTCTTGCTGAAGGAAATATTTTCGATAAATATGTTAAGAG AAAAAAGCTTGATCCTCTAGAAACGTATGTGCCAGCTGTCATACTTACACGGTTCCAGATCAAGGATTTGG AAAAAACAATAGAGGGTGATGAACCCCAGTTTGGCCTATGCCGCTCTTTACTTCGTTCTGGACCTGCAGCATCCCTTCGTGTAAACATTCGCGCA ATGGCGCAGTATGCATTTGACAGTGGAAATGGCAAAACTGCATTTAACAACGTCGACGAATGTCTTAG GTCGCTAGAGGAACTTGATTCCTTGCTTCTGCATGCTTCAAGAAAGGATCCTGAAGCCTCGGTCAAATCAATGAAAGACAAAATCAATACAGCGCTTATCGCTATTGACAg TCTCTTACAAACGGTGTCTTCCGATGTGCTAAGTAAAGGGAAGGTTATAGCTGATTCATACAAAGACCTTGCTGAAGTAGAAACAGAGACTTCAGACCCTAATTTAAAGCAATTAGAATCAATACTATGA